GGAGTTCAAAGAGCCAAAGGGCACACCCGGCAGGTGGCTCTGACCGATCTCAGCACTACACAGGGTGTGGGAGAGCCGGGAGGTGTGGCCAGGCCTGGCGGCACTTTGAtggctcttccttctcctcctcctccacccaccGCCAGACTCCAGCAGGAGGGCCTCAGGCCGcagtcccagccccagcccttctACTCTTTCTTTGCTTCTCCTCCCATCCACGGAGCCCTGTGCTCCTGCCCCTCTACAGGCTAGGGGTGCGgtgaggaagctgtgaaggaccCAGTCACAGGCAGGGAAGTGCAGCAAGGACGTGGCAGGTCTGGGGCATCGCCGGGGAATTCCAAACCGTCTTCTGGGTACCCGaggcctcccctcctccccaagtAGGCAGGGAGGCAGTGGGACGCTTGACCACACCCGACAGACTCCAGAAACCTGTGACGGAGATCTGGGGAAGCCACAGCGATGGCAGGCCCCCGGCACCCGGTGTCTGTGAGCGGGGCAGCTCTGGTACAGACAGACAGGCTCCAGGTCGGGACTGATGGGACCCCTGCCAGccccaagggggagggagggagttccTGGCCTAGCGCCTCCAAGAAGCCCCCAACCTATTTCATCTAACAGACGTTCGCCTTTTCCGTGTGCTGGTCGGATGACAGCGACACCTTTGCACGAAGAAGCTGGGAGGAGTTCAGGAGACTCCATGTGAGTGAGTTTGGAGCCACCCTGACTTCCCCCAACTGCATGACCCACCCGTGACCACCCCGCATTGCCTGCCCTTGTGCCCACTCGGGCTTCCAGCCCCTAAGATCCTGGAAAGGGACCCCCGCCCTCCCAGGGGAACAGTGGGCCCTCGGAGACTGACATGCCCCTTCTCGCCTTCAGAAAACCCTCAAGGAGACTTTTCCAGTGGAGGCGGGTCTGCTGCAGAGATCTGACCGCATTCTCCCCAAGCTTACAGGTCAGGCCAGCAAGGATCCCAggaggggcgggggaggcagCAGTCTGATGTGGGGAGCCCTGGGGTGTGTCTCTCACGGTCAGTCCCTATCCTGGCCACAGATGCATCGTTGTTGGTGCACTGGGGCCGCACTGGCAGAGGCCTGGCACGCCTGCAGCTGCTGGAGACCTACTCAAGGGCGCTGCTGGCGACAGGGGAGCGTGTGACCCACAGCCCGGTACTCACTGGCTTCTTTGCACCACAACCCATGGACTTGGAGCCTGTGCTGCCAGCTGGCAGGTGCCTGACCCACCCCCAACTCTCTGCCAGCAGAAACATCTGGAATATGGGGGAGGCGGGGTGGAGGAAGGGCCAATGAGGGGAGGCTTAGAGGCTGAATGGACAGGTGGACATCCCACCTCTCACCTGCACCCTCACCAGCCTGGTGATCCTGCCTGCCCCACAAGAGCCCCTGCCAGGCCCCACGGGCAGCCCTGCCATCCGCAGCCAGGAGGCTCAGAGCCTGCACTGTCTGCAGCCCTTCAGCACCCAGGACACATGGGGCCAGCCCTTCCATGCTCGGGCCCAGGAGGCCCTAGATGTGCTGCTGCAACACCCCTCAGGTGGGCCTGGGTGGGAATCTGGGGACACATCCTTCTGCCCCCTGGGATGCCAGTGGGCCTCAGGAACCAAAACACCCCCTGCCCTTATCTTGGGCACAGGCTGGTGGCTGGTGGCGAATGAGGACCAGCAGATGGCATGGTTTCCTGCTCCCTACTTGGAAGAGGTGGCCCTGGGCCAGGGACGAGATGGGGAATGGTCCCTAGGGAGCAGTGGTGAGACtaaccctcctccccacacccaccacCACGGGGCTGTGTTCGGCAAAGCTGAGTCACAAGCAGCACGCAAGCCAGAGGAATGAGGCCTTGGGACGACCAGGGGGTACCAGTGGCCCTGTAGTGTGTGCTTGGTCCCCACAGTGAGGCGGAGCcccactgggttttttttttaatttaatttacttatttattatttttggctgcattgggtcttcgttgctgtgcacaggttttctctagttgcagcgagcaggggctactcttccttgcggtgcagaggtttctcattgcagtggcttctcttgtcgtggagtacgggctctaggtgcgcgggcctcagtagttgtggctcatgggctctagagtgcaggctcaggagctgtggcacgtgggtttagttccacggcatgtgggatcttcctggaccaatgtcccctgcattggcaggcagattcttaaccactgcgataccagggaagccccacactgggTTTTAAAGCGGTCCCTGGTGTCAGCAGAGATCCAGAGGGGAGCCCGGAGGTGGTGATTCAGCAGGAGATGATGCAGGGACTAAGAGGTGGGGCCCTGGCCTCTGTGGTGACCACCAAGGATCCGTTCCCAGGGTACCAGTTCTGTGCTTCCCATTCCTACGAGAGCAGCCAAGCCGATGAGCTGTCTGTGACCACAGGGGCACGCGTGCGTGTGCTGGAAACATCAGACTGTGGTTGGTGGCTGTGCAGGTACGTGGGGTGGGGCTCTGGTGGGCCCAGTCTAACAGAGGCAGGGCCCAGTGCTAACCAAACCCCGCCCTCCCCCACAGGTTCCAAGGCCGTACTGGTCTTCTCCCAGCTGCAATACTGCAGCCTGACGGGCTGGGCACACTCCTCAGTGGACCATGGCTCCACCTCAGGGTAGATGGTGGTGAGGACAGGGAGGGCGAGGCCCAAAGCTCCCCCAAGTCCCCCCAGGCCACGACCCTGCCGCCTACCGTGCCTGCCCGACCATCTCGGAGTGCCATTCAGAGCTGCTGCTGCACCATCACCTGTGAGGCACTGGAGCAGGACCCAGGGTGTCACGGACCCCCTTGAGAGTGTGTGGCATGTTGTGGAGGGCTGCGCTGTGCACCCCATAGCTGGAGCGGCAGGCCAGAGGCTCCAGACCCCAAGGATGGTGGCTGCCAGCCACATCAGCCTCAGGGCTGTGGGATGCGCAGTTGAGGGTGGGACTCCCTGGCTGGTGGGGCAAGGAGACTACACTCTCCCTTGTCTTCTGAGTAAAGTTCTCCTGACTGACCCCCACCCAGTGTCTGTGCTGAGGGGCAGGGACTGGGGGATCTTGGGCCAAAGTGTGGGGGCGGGGCTGGCTGGTGGGCCCAGCCTCGGGCTGGCCCAGGCAGTGGTCCAGGACCTGGGGTGAGACAAAGCCCAGACAGACACAGGCAGCTGAGATAGCAAAGTACATGTTTTGGTGTGTTTCAGAGGGCCGCGGGGGCCGCGGGGAGGGTGGGCAGCTTCATGTTGTGCCATAGGAAGTCCAGGAAGGTGGCTGCCTGCAGCATCCGGCTGAGCCGTTGAAAGTGCCGCTCTGGGGGAGGACAGCAGGCGATCAGGGTAGGAGGAATCTGGCTGGACGGCCCCCTGCGCCCACCTGGGGCTGGGTCTACATACCAGTGTAGGGCAGCAGGGCCTCAAGTGAGGCCCGCACACCGTCGTAGGCCAGCAGCTCTTCCGGGGCTTCATGCTGCAGGAGCACGGCCAGCACGGCCTGGGCTTCGTGGCAATGCCGTGAGTTGGTGTTCCACGTGACACAGAAGCGCAGCAAGGCCTCTGTGGGTGATGGGGACCGTCAGACCTGCCTGCTGGGCCACCCCAGCCTTACTAGGCACCATCCAGCCCTGACCTGCCTGCCCCAGACCTTTCTGGTCTCGCCGCAGTTGGAGCACCGTGGCTTCCAGCTTCTCGCAAGCCTCGGGGTCCCTTTGGATAGCTacgggaggagagaggagactgaGCCCTGGGGAAGGACCCGAGAGACTACCCCTGCCGCCTGTCTGGCCCGAGGCAGCACTGACCCTGGATGACAGTCAGCACAGTGTGGGGCCAGTCTAGAGAGATGGCCAGGCCCAGCGCCCGCAGGTACCGCTTCTCGTGGAGCAGGTTGTCCAGTTCTTGTTGcctggtgggggaaggagggaacagGACCACTAGGGGACCTGGCTAGGGCTGAAGGCAGAGCCATCGGGGCTGGCTGAGGAGTCTGCAGCCCGGGCCTGAGCACCCGCTGGGGGTGAGCTGTGTTGCTGCTccgagccttggtttccccaagCTATAGAGAGAAGGGACGCCAATGTGCCCTATTCCAAGGGGCAGGGGTGGTGCTAACACATGGGACTTGCCGTGAGGGGTTGGGTGGAGACCCCCAACTCACTTGACCATCTGCTCCTCTCTCTTGGCCTGCTCCTCTGCCTGCTCCGCCTCGGTCACATCCTGAGGTCAGACTGGGGTCAGACTGGCACACCCACGCTGTCCTGCccactgtccccccaccccaccccaggccacaCACCTTCCAGAGAATGACGCAAGAGTCGCTGGCGCCGGTGAGGGCATGGTCATCCAGCCGGCTGCAGTGCAGACCCCAGACCTTGTCCTCGTGGGCGTCCAGCGTCCTCACACACTCATTGTTCTTGATGGTCCAAAGCTTCACAAGCCCATCAGAGCCGCTGTGTTCAGGATTGGGAGGGGGCTCAGCCCTGGGGCCTGCCCCTAGCTCACCCCTAACCCTGCCCCGCCCTCACCCACTCACCTGGACAGCAGCTGTGTGCCGCGGCTCACAAATGCCACCTTCAGCACAGAAGCATCATGTCCCTCGAACGtctgcagggtggggagaggggaggtgtgAGGTGTCACCAGGTAgggggccaggcctgggctgAGGGAGGCTTACCTTGAGGCAGCTGAAATCCTGCAGTGCCCAGAGCTTGACAGTGCCATCGGCCGAGGCCGTAGCCAACACCTGGTCCATGGGCGAGAATTGGACACACCAGAGGCCACGCCGGTGGCCCGAGAAGACGCCCAGCAACTGGCACTGTGGCAGGGCCCAGAGTTTGGCCGTGCGGTCCTGTGACCCCGTGGCCAGCAGCTTGTCGTTGGGGGCGATGGCCACACTGTTGATGTCCTGGTGGTGGGAGCAGACAGCAGCTCAGATCCCCATCCCAGCAAGGGCCCTGCTACGACCCCACCTGTGTGCTGCGTGCGGTCACCTTGTCGTGGCAGTGCTGCGTGGCCTGGGCCTGTAGGAGGACAGGTCCACCATCGGGGCCTGTGCTCTTGGATGGCAGGGCTTCAGGGAGGGGCCACAGCTTCACAGTGCAGTCCTGGCTGCCCGTCACCAGGAAGGTCTCCTTCAGCCTGAGGCccgatttgggggagggggagacaccTGCTGAGCCCTGGCCAGCCCTGTCTGCAGTGCACCACAGCTCAGGCCTGTCAGACCTTGGTCCAAACCAGAAAGACTGTCCCGGAATGTGAACTAATGTGCCACCGCCTTAACACCTCTGGGACCACCTGCTTCCACTTGAGTCTGCACTGTGTGCCCTCAGTGCTGTCAAACTCGGGGACTTGGTCCCAACAATGGGAGCCCCAGGCCTAAAGAGCACCCTCTCCCCCTAGAAGCTGCTTAGTGTCATTGTCCCTGGTCTACCACCCCTCCTCTTTTATCCACACAACCTTAAGATCACTTCTTAGGAACCTCCTACAGTAGCATCTGAGGATGCCCCAGCCCCTGTTCTCTAGTCCACATTCCTAGGCTGGAGACTCAGAGAGCAAGGCAAAACCCGCCTCTGCCTCCGTGACACCCCGGATCCCAGCCCTGAACCACTACCTTGAGCAACAAATGGTGCCCACGCtgtgtgtgtgtccagagccCTGAGCCACACAGGCCACCTCGCCTGCCTTGTTCATCCTCCAGACGCAGATGCTCTGATCCTGGGGATGGGATGGGTGaggagaggctgggctgggcttccTGACCCAGGACCCTGTCCCCCGCACCTCTCGTGGTGCTTTACCTTGGCACAGCTAACGAAGAGCCACCCCTTCCGGAACACATCTAGGGCCAGGACAATATCTAGAAAAAGGTGGAGAAGAAATGGCTAGAGAACAGCTATGGCAAGGCGGGGCAATCCAGTCCTGGGTGAAGTTCGGGGGCGCTGGCCTGGCGCCCTCACCTGTGTGGCCGTGGAGAATCTGGC
This genomic stretch from Globicephala melas chromosome 15, mGloMel1.2, whole genome shotgun sequence harbors:
- the NOXO1 gene encoding NADPH oxidase organizer 1 isoform X2 — protein: MAGPRHPVSVSGAALVQTDRLQTFAFSVCWSDDSDTFARRSWEEFRRLHKTLKETFPVEAGLLQRSDRILPKLTGQASTDASLLVHWGRTGRGLARLQLLETYSRALLATGERVTHSPVLTGFFAPQPMDLEPVLPAGSLVILPAPQEPLPGPTGSPAIRSQEAQSLHCLQPFSTQDTWGQPFHARAQEALDVLLQHPSGWWLVANEDQQMAWFPAPYLEEVALGQGRDGEWSLGSSGYQFCASHSYESSQADELSVTTGARVRVLETSDCGWWLCRFQGRTGLLPAAILQPDGLGTLLSGPWLHLRVDGGEDREGEAQSSPKSPQATTLPPTVPARPSRSAIQSCCCTITCEALEQDPGCHGPP
- the NOXO1 gene encoding NADPH oxidase organizer 1 isoform X1, whose product is MAGPRHPVSVSGAALVQTDRLQTFAFSVCWSDDSDTFARRSWEEFRRLHKTLKETFPVEAGLLQRSDRILPKLTDASLLVHWGRTGRGLARLQLLETYSRALLATGERVTHSPVLTGFFAPQPMDLEPVLPAGSLVILPAPQEPLPGPTGSPAIRSQEAQSLHCLQPFSTQDTWGQPFHARAQEALDVLLQHPSGWWLVANEDQQMAWFPAPYLEEVALGQGRDGEWSLGSSGYQFCASHSYESSQADELSVTTGARVRVLETSDCGWWLCRFQGRTGLLPAAILQPDGLGTLLSGPWLHLRVDGGEDREGEAQSSPKSPQATTLPPTVPARPSRSAIQSCCCTITCEALEQDPGCHGPP
- the TBL3 gene encoding transducin beta-like protein 3; the protein is MAEAAAGVGRFKSNYAVERKIEPFYKGGKVQLDQTGQHLFCVCGTRVNILDVASGTMLQSLEQEDQEDITAFDLSPDDKVLVTASRALLLAQWAWQEGSITRLWKAIHTAPVATMAFDPTSTLLATGGCDGAVRVWDVVQHYGTHHFRGSPGVIHLVAFHPDPARLLLFSSAADTSIRVWSLQDRSCLAMLTAHYSAVTSLTFSADGHTMLSSGRDKICIVWDLQSLQATRTVPVFESVEAAVLLPEEPAPELGVKSAGLHFLTAGDQGTLRVWEAASGQCVHAQRQLPGPGRELTHCTLARAAGLLLSVTADHNLLLYEARSLQLQKQFAGYSEEVLDVRFLGPKDSHVVVASNSPCLKVFELQTSACQILHGHTDIVLALDVFRKGWLFVSCAKDQSICVWRMNKAGEVACVAQGSGHTHSVGTICCSRLKETFLVTGSQDCTVKLWPLPEALPSKSTGPDGGPVLLQAQATQHCHDKDINSVAIAPNDKLLATGSQDRTAKLWALPQCQLLGVFSGHRRGLWCVQFSPMDQVLATASADGTVKLWALQDFSCLKTFEGHDASVLKVAFVSRGTQLLSSGSDGLVKLWTIKNNECVRTLDAHEDKVWGLHCSRLDDHALTGASDSCVILWKDVTEAEQAEEQAKREEQMVKQQELDNLLHEKRYLRALGLAISLDWPHTVLTVIQAIQRDPEACEKLEATVLQLRRDQKEALLRFCVTWNTNSRHCHEAQAVLAVLLQHEAPEELLAYDGVRASLEALLPYTERHFQRLSRMLQAATFLDFLWHNMKLPTLPAAPAAL